The following are encoded together in the Glycine max cultivar Williams 82 chromosome 8, Glycine_max_v4.0, whole genome shotgun sequence genome:
- the LOC100776252 gene encoding LOW QUALITY PROTEIN: pentatricopeptide repeat-containing protein At5g47360-like (The sequence of the model RefSeq protein was modified relative to this genomic sequence to represent the inferred CDS: inserted 1 base in 1 codon) translates to MPHSVNFQLFLPFHTLKTKALPFSTLIDVLCSHLHQSNGSVEHSLSKVKPKLDSQSIIQVLNTCRDRPYQPQLGVRFFVWAGFQSGYRHSSYMYTKASYLLRIHHNPQIIRDVIESYEAEGSLVTVNMFREVLKLCKEAQLADMALWVLRKMEDTFNLHADTVMYNLVIRLCCKKGDIETALKLTSEMSSNGLCPDLITYMAIVEGFSNAGRSEEAYSVLKVMRLHGCSPNLVILSAILDGFCRSGSMERALELLDEMEKGGVCTPNVVTYTSVIQSFCKRGQWKEALDILDRMKAFGCHANHVTVFTLVESLCADGHVEQGYGLFDKFVVEHCVSYGDFYSSLVISLIRIKKLEEAEKLFKEMLAGDVRLDTLASSLLLKELCMKDRILDGFYLLEAIENKGCLSSIDSDIYSILLIGLCQRSHLKEATKLAKIMLKKSVLLQPPHKDAAIDILIKSGXKRSCEPVDRHT, encoded by the exons ATGCCCCACTCTGTAAATTTTCAGCTTTTCTTACCCTTCCACACACTCAAAACCAAAGCCCTTCCTTTCTCCACCCTCATTGATGTCCTCTGTTCCCATCTCCACCAAAGCAATGGCAGTGTTGAGCATTCATTGTCTAAGGTTAAGCCTAAACTCGACTCTCAATCTATCATCCAGGTCCTCAACACCTGCCGTGACCGTCCCTATCAACCTCAATTGGGTGTCAGGTTTTTCGTCTGGGCAGGATTTCAATCTGGCTACAGGCACAGTTCTTACATGTACACCAAAGCTTCGTACTTGCTTCGGATTCATCACAATCCCCAGATTATTCGTGACGTTATCGAGTCTTATGAGGCTGAAGGGTCTTTAGTCACTGTCAACATGTTTAGGGAGGTGCTCAAGCTCTGTAAAGAAGCTCAGCTTGCTGATATGGCTCTGTGGGTGTTGAGGAAGATGGAGGACACTTTCAACCTCCACGCTGACACTGTCATGTATAATCTGGTTATAAGGTTGTGTTGCAAGAAGGGTGACATTGAAACGGCTCTGAAGTTGACCAGTGAGATGAGTTCCAATGGCCTTTGTCCTGATCTTATTACGTATATGGCAATAGTTGAGGGATTCTCTAACGCGGGTCGATCTGAGGAGGCCTACTCTGTGCTTAAGGTTATGAGACTACATGGATGTTCGCCCAATTTGGTGATTTTATCGGCCATTTTAGATGGCTTTTGTAGGTCTGGGTCTATGGAAAGAGCATTGGAATTgttggatgaaatggagaaaggTGGAGTTTGTACTCCAAATGTTGTCACTTATACATCTGTCATTCAAAGTTTCTGTAAGAGAGGCCAGTGGAAGGAAGCATTGGATATTTTGGATAGGATGAAAGCTTTTGGGTGCCACGCAAATCATGTTACTGTTTTTACTTTGGTTGAAAGCCTCTGTGCCGATGGTCATGTGGAACAAGGTTAtggattatttgataaatttgtgGTGGAACATTGTGTTTCCTATGGTGATTTCTACAGTTCACTTGTGATTTCTTTGATAAGGATTAAAAAGCTGGAGGAAGCAGAGAAGCTCTTCAAGGAAATGCTTGCTGGTGATGTAAGACTGGATACTTTGGCATCTAGCCTCTTGCTAAAGGAGCTTTGTATGAAGGACCGGATATTGGATGGATTCTACTTGCTTGAAGCAATTGAGAATAAGGGATGCTTGTCTTCCATTGACTCTGATATTTATTCTATTCTTTTAATTGGGCTTTGTCAAAGAAGCCACCTCAAGGAGGCCACAAAGCTGGCCAAGATAATGCTTAAGAAATCAGTTCTGCTACAACCTCCACACAAAGATGCTGCAATTGATATCTTAATAAAGTCTG GAAAAAGATCTTGTGAACCAGTTGACCGGCATACATAA
- the LOC100305840 gene encoding uncharacterized protein isoform X1: MHHICVCCKGLTPLPPPPPPLHQRRNTLVITFASKSGGGFSLNSLLKSCKSCGGKGAIECPGFILELGRGRERIKRTEIYLNGGNVLIAKDLG; the protein is encoded by the exons ATGCATCATATCTGTGTTTGCTGCAAGGGCTTGACTCCTctacctcctcctcctcctccgctTCACCAAAGACGAAACACTCTAGTCATTACTTTTGCTTCAAAGTCTGGAGGAGGATTTTCACTTAACTCG TTACTGAAAAGTTGTAAAAGTTGCGGAGGAAAGGGGGCAATTGAATGTCCTGGAT TTATTTTGGAGCTTGGCAGGGGACgggaaagaataaaaagaacgGAAATATATTTGAACGGTGGAA ATGTTTTGATTGCCAAGGATTTGGGCTAA
- the LOC100305840 gene encoding uncharacterized protein LOC100305840 (The RefSeq protein has 1 substitution compared to this genomic sequence): protein MHHICVCCKGLTPLPPPPPPLHQRRNTLVITFASKSGGGFSLNSLLKSCKSCGGKGAIECPGCKGTGKNKKNGNIFERWKCFDCQGFGLKSCPSCGKEGLTPERRGER from the exons ATGCATCATATCTGTGTTTGCTGCAAGGGCTTGACTCCTctacctcctcctcctcctccgctTCACCAAAGACGAAACACTCTAGTCATTACTTTTGCTTCAAAGTCTGGAGGAGGATTTTCACTTAACTCG TTACTGAAAAGTTGTAAAAGTTGCGGAGGAAAGGGGGCAATTGAATGTCCTGGATGTAAG GGGACgggaaagaataaaaagaacgGAAATATATTTGAACGGTGGAA ATGTTTTGATTGCCAAGGATTTGGGCTAAAGAGCTGTCCCAGCTGCGGAAAGGAAGGCTTAACACCCGAACAAAGAGGAGAAAGATAG